TTATCAATGTGCCATGGTGGTACTTAGCAGTGAACAGGATGATAAGTCCATTTCTTACACAAAGAACAAAAAGCAAGTTTGTATTTGCAGGACCATCCAAATCAGCTGAGACACTTCTAAGgtgaataaagaaaaaaaaaacatagcaaAATAAGACTAAACAAGTTTCTTGTTCTTGTCTTTTTTTCTTAGTTTGTTAAGTGTCTCAATTTGTTGTGTCATATGGATTTTTCAGATACATAGCTCCGGAGCAACTTCCTGTCAAATATGGTGGATTAAGCAAAGATGGTGAATTTGGAATTACTGATGCTGTTACAGAAATTACAGTGAGGCCTGCGGCAAAACACACCGTGGAATTTCCAGTTACTGAGGTGAGTTTGGTTGCTTTTTTTACATGTCAGTTTTGTCGggattgattgttttttttttattattttgaatccAAGGAACGTTGCATTGGTATGTGTAATCTTTCCTAGGATTCCTctgttttttcatatttttatttgtctttttcCACTTTTGTTTGTTTCCTCTATTTTATGCAGCAATTTGTGCTTATCTATACCCTGACTTTAGTAGATAGATGCTTGAACGAGGAATAGTTAAATAAATGTGGAAACAAACATAATTCAATTTGAATAAGATAGTTTCATTTTAGTTCAAAATAGTAGCAATATCTTAGgattgaaatttcaatttttagcACTTGTCAAACTTAAGATGGCCCACTGTGGAGACTAATCCACAAATTCAAACTCAAACATAAGCTACGTTTATCAAAATCTTAGTGATCACAAATTTTATTCTTTGGTATACCAATGTATCCTTCGCGTAACTGTGGAGATTAATTCTTCAAGATATTTGAGActcatttaaggggttgattTCTTCCAACATATGTTTTTTCATACTCATTTGACAATGAGTCGAACTCTAAACCTAATAATTAATGGATTCAAATATCTACTATTTGTGCCGCACGTTGTTGGTAGtgataacaataacaattttgTTGAAAACGTAGTTTTTACCAAAATCACATCGACATTTTGTGATTCTAGTGCTACTTATGTTGTTTTCTACTCCATTTAgctatcaaataaataaaaaagtaattatttgAATCTTATACTTTAGTTCTCCCATGCTGCCATTACTTGGTGTGTATGATTGAATATGTGGTGAGTTTGGCGAAATCACAGTGACTTTTGGCAccatgattttgttgaagcttgCCAAAATTTGTGGTGGCTCACTGTGCATCCAAATATAAACTTACTGTGTTTTGGGATAGTAAATTCAgctttcaaatatattttattttataatgcaTTGAAAATATGTTATTGGGAACTTGCAGAATTGTCTACTATCTTGGGAGCTAAGAGTAATTGGGTGGGAAGTAAGCTATGGTGCCGAATTTGTGCCAAGTTCAGAAGGAAGCTACACTGTGATCATCCAGAAGACTAGAAAAGTTGGTTCATCAGAAGAACCAGTGCTTTGCAACAACTATAAAATTGGTGAACCTGGGAAAGTTGTTCTCACCATTGACAATTCAAGTTCTAAGAAGAAGAAGCTCTTGTATCGCTTGAAGACCAAGCCTTCAACTTCTGATTAAGAAAGTTTCTATGTTAATCTTTATTATGTGTTGgagcatataatatatattctttttggtgttttttttttattttattattgttgttactaTTGATCAGaggatgttttgttttttgaattcTTATATTGATATATATGCAGAGGAATTATTGGTCTATTTTATTGTATAATAAGCACAAGATGTGGCCTATGAAAAAAAGAGTATCAtacaaaaataaacataataaggGGAAAATGACCCTTAAACATTATCATAGTCTAAACACAACAAAGACAAATTCCGCCAAAAACGaatattgacatttttttttaacaacgaATATTGACATTGTTAACTAGATGCTCGCGCAGCACTGAATATTGACTTCAAATGCCGCGGGTGTAAACCATACACAAAAGTGGTTTCTTTTTCCCGACATCCAAACGATCAATTCCTTCGCTAGGTAATTACGCGGTATATTATACATGTTCTAAATATAAACTGTTTTTGGGTCATGTATCAAGTCTCtgcttttcaatttttataaatttacttTGACTAATTTCACAATCTTTTTTACACATTGATTAGAATGTTAATTAAAAGTTAAGGTAACTAAACACATATATCATCCATCGATCTAGGCCAATTGAAGAATTGTGTACCAAAAAAGAAGGTCTTGATGagaattaatgaaaaatatcatgaAATGTAAAATGTACATTACTTTAGCAGGGACATTGCCCTCCATTTGTGGCTTCGAGCTTACAATAGCAATTTGATTATccacaagttttttttatcatattcaaaCAACTTCTCAATTACATAATTACTAATTAATTGATTCAACAGTAAGTTCTTAGATATTCTAAAAAGGTTTAAATTATTATCTAGATAGATGAGAACTATTTCTCCACACTACCTTACGAGAATGGATTCTCTCCATAAGTTTTTCCTCATATTCCTCAATTTTTTCCAATCCACACCATTCAATTCACCTTCTTTCTACTTTTCCTTTTCTCTCTCATCTAAATCAATGgctcaaaaacaaaatttacctAAAGTGATGACTCATGAGAGAATCCTCTCTCCTACCTTACAcataaataaattcataaacTATTATCCGAAAGTGCGACTATGAAAAACTATTACATCTCGACCAATCCTTCTCTTCAAGAattgtttgtatttttcttcCTTTGTGCGATATTCCTTGTTCCAACGTTCGAATATCTCCATGAAACATAGAGGATGACCACTACCCTTAACAGAGGATTCGTAACTTTTGTTGGGCAGCTTAAAGGGGTAGTTGGCCATTAACAGTTTGAGCCAGTAGAAATTATTTTCCTCTGAGGAGCGTGTTTTGTAACATTCCTTGTACCAAAGTTTGTACAGCTTATGAAAGTTTGAAAGTTTATCTTCATCTGAGGAGTATGTTTTCTGATATTCCTTGTTCCAACGTTCGAATAGCTCAAAGAAGTCTGGTACAGAGGCCTTGAAAAACATGTTATCATCACATATAAATAAGTGATTGCAAATTAAACAAAATGCAAGAGCAACATGATATGAAACGAGTCCTTCATAAATAATGCAATCAATGCCAAACTATCATTTGCAAGCAAGCAGGCAATTGGGGAAATCAACTATGTATaaggatgacaatttgaccaaTACTCAGTACATACCTGCAAAAATACTCACATTGGGTAGGATAAAATTCCACATTTTAGGTACGGGCCCGGGTATGGATAATTACGTACCTGAAAAAATGAGCATGGGTACTTTAGTACTCACCCCGCCTcatacacatttttaataaaaatatttataattttaatgagTCAACATTACAATTTTTGAAGTTTAAAAACgatgtgaatatgtcaacaacATATGAAGTTAGCTTGAGATTAGTAATAATaatgtttataattttaatgagtcaacattaaaaaaaaattgaagtttttttcATTCTATTAAAATGACATGATATTTAATAAATGatcgacttttttttttttagaaaaaaatatgaatatcagGATATGGATATTGGGTACTAATTAAGGTACCCATAAGGTATGAGTACGGATACATAGATCATTACCCACACAAATATATATGGgtataggtttttttttctttttcttttaaatattgtTCGATAAGGGGATAGATACTATTGTACCCTACTCATACTTTAttcattgtcatccctaactATGTATATtgcaaaaagaagaaagaaacgaGTGTTTGCCATGCAAATTGACACAAGTAAAACCTACCCATTTTGCTACATTTTTCAGAGTCATAGGTCTTGGATTTACGTCATAATATGGTGGATCATCGGCAAAATGTTCATCAAGAAACTTGGACCTGCAGGGTAACTTATAATTAAGTCTGTCCCTCGCTTCTTCTTCCTCGTCGACAGAGTCCTTGAAAATAAGTGCAAATATTGAACATGTGCAAAAAGGAAAGACATGGTTGAATAttatcatcatatatatatacatttgtGGTTGCATATTAAACAAAATGCAAGAGCAGCATCGTATGAAACAAGTCCTTTCATAAAAATTGCAATTGATTCCAAACTACATTAAGCAAGCAGGTAATTGGGTAAATGAACTATGTATACAAAGAAAAGAGTGTTTCACAAGTTAAGTAAAACCTACCTCGTCGGAGGATGCTTCGCTCATTTCGTTAGAATTTGGATTTGTTTCGTCATGAAGAAGTGAACAGTTGAAAACCTGTAGAGTTTATCTTCCTCTGAGGAGTATGTTTTGCCATATTTTTTGCTCCAAAGTTCGAACAGTTCAAAGCATTCCGCATCATCAAGAGTCGTCCTTGAAAATAAGTGCAGAAATTAATAGAACACCAAATTGAAAAACATGTTtgaatattatgaaatataaatgtaaataaatgATTGTTGCATATAAAATACATTGACACAGGTTAAATAAAACCTACATACCCAATTGAACTTGAAATCCCTACTCTGTGTAAGACATCGAATTGGTAGGAGCCGGTTATTGAAGAGATGAGATGAGAAAAGTCTGACGACATTGGAGGAACGAATCATGATTCTAGAGGGAGTGAGAAAGCTTCTGCTAGCTTAGGAATTCCGAAACCCTGAACTTCACCAAATAAATTTCTGAAAAACAAAGACAcggtttttcttttctttttttggttggCGGGTTATATACTTataccatctccaatggtggtacttatatttttaagtactagtacctaataggtactccgATTGgagtaaaaacaaaattgtacctaataggtactagttctacaataagaCATAGTACCTAACTAATTTTTGTGGGATCCATTTAAAATGATGTTGAGTTATTGGATAGATGTGTTACTAGTGGGACCAATTTAGAACTTTTGAAGAGAttttgggttggagggattgagtacttatcatgtactattattaaaaaaattataaatgaatgatgTGTACATATGTGGTCCacttaagtactaaaaaatgagtagctccattgtggatgctcttataTCATACCGGAGTCTACCCACAATATTGGGACCATTAAttattaaaagaagaaaaggtGAAACCAATATATTATCATGGATTTAAACttctagaataatatatgaCAGAGTAGTTTAGACTTTAATATTAGGTTTGTTATTTGCCATCTTTATTTTGCCTTGGAATTTTTGTCCTCTTGTTCATTAATcattggattttaatttttaacttcGTTTAGAGACTTTAAACAAGACATATAGTACATATGCATATCTTTGACATTTTGGAGGCTGTATAAACTATGTgctcaattttgtcaaaaaagaaaaaaaaaaaactatgtgcTCAATGATTCCAGCAGCATGCAAGGAGAAGTATAAAAACAACATTTATTCCTTCAAAATTATGGCAAATGTTAAAATGTGCCCTAAGGACACATGATAAGCaatttaatatagaaatattcttttaaaaattgtgtatttcacttttcaaaagttaaaGTGTTGTATTTTTCAATACAATATATAATTCTACTTTTGGGTTTCTTAATATGTGTTTTAATATGTGTTCTAAGACACACATTAGCACACCCTTAAATTATTGATTGATATCTCACTTTTTAAGTTGTGCCATTGTGAGTAGTAGTAGAGTAAAAGTCATAACTTGTGTGTTTGTACTAGGTTAATATatcaattgttattttatttttttgacaatttgcCTATATATCAATGAGTGACCCATTTTGAGTGACCCATTTTGACTATTTGACTATTTTGACTAtttgcactattcatatattttgttttgaccatattttttttactaataaataaatattaacttATAAGATGTTGGATTTgcctcgatgagtattttcaaaatatcaaatttttataattttattattatacaattacaaatattaatcgtcaaagttatgcattaacaTGCGTAAAACAGTCGACTAGATCATTCATTATGAAACGGAAGGAGTAACAAACATCATTTAAAACTCACACACAACTTGGAAATCTCGGATTCTAACTCTAAGAAAAGTATTTTGTTAATCAATACTATTAGCATTGTGAATTAACTTGGTCTCGACTTTAAGGGCCCATTAAATATTCAATGTCTAATAGTACCAAGCCTACTTTAACTTTTTCGCaccaaattttataataaaaccCACTCATTCTTTGGTTTCATCTATCATTGATCAATATCCCTTTGATTTTCAACTTGCTTTACATACCTGTTTGCCTTCTTTTCTTGATTACCCTTTTTGCGTCTTTTAAGGCATGAAGAATTTGACAAGCATGGCCACCATTTGGACCAGCAAGGTTTTGCCACAGCAAAAAGATATTGAAAGCGTTTAGGTGAATGCATAAACCAAGTTGATACTTTTTCTTATGTGCATATAtacgagtatttttttttttttacagaagctatatagtgtaatttttataaaattactaGAACAAGTTTAGGAATTGGAGGGAACTTGGTATGAAATAAATATAAGTTTTAAACTAAGTATGAAATGTGAGCtaacaaaaaattcacaaaattcCACATTAGAGGGACTACACACTTTAGTAGTGTTTATAAGAATGGAGATGACCAATTGGGTATGCCCCATGGGGTACCACATGGGAGACAACACACAACTCTTAACCATCACATGCACACCCCATCACTTCTTATGCACTATCTCACATTCCGCTTCCTCTAAAACCGCATCATTTGATACATATTCCATCAATCAGTGAGAGTCccttaattttcttatttttggtTGCGGAACTTAGTTCACCTCAGTTGTAACTTGCATCAAAACTCACAGTTTTTGGGGGTATTTCTCACCGTTCTCTTTCTCGTTTGcttcatctaatttttttttcttcttttaactttttcttttgagtgATTGTTTTGTGCCATATATGATTGGTATACATATCAATACTAGAGTGGCCATTATAGCCATAATGTAATTCTTGATCGATTCTATGGTACAATAGATATTTGATATTGAGTTTTGAACTGAGCTGTTTTATCGGACTTCGTGGTTGATAGTTTTCCTTCCACGTTTTTTGACAGTGTCACGAAACGTCTTCAAAATAGCAACCTAATCCACGACTCTACCCGATAGTTTCTTCGATGACATATTTTGAaaatcttagaaatgagtattggacctaactcatccttacaaaaccggcttgtaaggtgaggattgcctctagtatataaacacttagtcaggccatctcacaaccgatgtgagactcttaacacaccccctcacgcccagcactattgggcttggtgcgtggatataaacggtgggtggcccgatagcggaaacctgataacaggtggcccagcagatcgtggagaggctctgataccatcttagaaatgagtattggacctaactcatccttacaaaaccggcttgtaaggtgaggattgcctctagtatataaacacttagtcaggccatctcacaaccgatgtgagactcttaacagaaaatcaaaattttaaattaaaaaacaacagatactaatataaataatagaattaAATACGTTTTTCGTCCCTATAAAATTACCAATTTTGGTTGTTGTCCTTATAATTagcaatttttgttttcattccCAAAA
This portion of the Trifolium pratense cultivar HEN17-A07 linkage group LG3, ARS_RC_1.1, whole genome shotgun sequence genome encodes:
- the LOC123917911 gene encoding uncharacterized protein LOC123917911 isoform X1 yields the protein MSEASSDEFGINCNFYERTCFIRCCSCILFNMQPQMYIYMMIIFNHVFPFCTCSIFALIFKDSVDEEEEARDRLNYKLPCRSKFLDEHFADDPPYYDVNPRPMTLKNVAKWASVPDFFELFERWNKEYQKTYSSDEDKLSNFHKLYKLWYKECYKTRSSEENNFYWLKLLMANYPFKLPNKSYESSVKGSGHPLCFMEIFERWNKEYRTKEEKYKQFLKRRIGRDVIVFHSRTFG
- the LOC123917911 gene encoding uncharacterized protein LOC123917911 isoform X3 → MSEASSDEDSVDEEEEARDRLNYKLPCRSKFLDEHFADDPPYYDVNPRPMTLKNVAKWASVPDFFELFERWNKEYQKTYSSDEDKLSNFHKLYKLWYKECYKTRSSEENNFYWLKLLMANYPFKLPNKSYESSVKGSGHPLCFMEIFERWNKEYRTKEEKYKQFLKRRIGRDVIVFHSRTFG
- the LOC123917911 gene encoding uncharacterized protein LOC123917911 isoform X2, which gives rise to MSEASSDEFGINCNFYERTCFIRCCSCILFNMQPQMYIYMMIIFNHVFPFCTCSIFALIFKDSVDEEEEARDRLNYKLPCRSKFLDEHFADDPPYYDVNPRPMTLKNVAKWVRNYPYPGPYLKCGILSYPMPLYQTSLSYSNVGTRNIRKHTPQMKINFQTFISCTNFGTRNVTKHAPQRKIISTGSNC